A genomic region of Balearica regulorum gibbericeps isolate bBalReg1 chromosome 8, bBalReg1.pri, whole genome shotgun sequence contains the following coding sequences:
- the SPATA46 gene encoding spermatogenesis-associated protein 46 produces MESFDLPTISIGAMPHGTRTSSPEAPCPWGPASLPAPLGSELPAHTCTIYRPWFSPYSYFMCTKGGTQQHLGSLSSSLAAGTQEPEEPDDLSEIVCSSSGSSDKPQPPERGRPASSRASITIQDILTASQQQPVPHHGYQCMSCCRVFPTLWSVKTHIQHSSQEGYSCKVYYRRLKALWEKEHKEQEAAAPRAPT; encoded by the exons ATGGAGAGCTTTGACCTGCCCACCATTTCCATCGGGGCCATGCCCCACGGCACCAGGACAAGCAGCCCGGAGGCCCCGTGCCCCTGGGgccctgccagcctgcctg CCCCGCTGGGCAGCGAGCTCCCTGCCCACACCTGCACCATCTACCGGCCTTGGTTCTCACCCTACAGCTACTTCATGTGCACCAAAGGAGgcacccagcagcacctgggcagcctctcctccagcctggccGCCGGCACCCAGGAGCCTGAGGAGCCAGATGACCTCTCAGAGATCGTCTGCTCCTCCTCCGGCTCCTCGGACAAGCCCCAGCCCCCCGAGAGGGGCAgaccagccagcagcagagccagcatcACCATCCAGGACATCCTCACcgcttcccagcagcagccggTGCCCCACCATGGCTACCAGTGCATGTCATGCTGCCGCGTCTTCCCCACGCTGTGGTCGGTCAAGACCCACATCCAGCACAGCTCCCAGGAGGGCTACAGCTGCAAGGTGTACTACCGCAGGCTCAAGGCGCTGTGGGAGAAGGAGCACaaggagcaggaggctgcagcccccagggcGCCCACGTAG